The Miscanthus floridulus cultivar M001 chromosome 17, ASM1932011v1, whole genome shotgun sequence genome has a window encoding:
- the LOC136516853 gene encoding pentatricopeptide repeat-containing protein At4g35850, mitochondrial-like encodes MHAAVPLPSAWGSLGGGSIGKGGKGPREAVMSQERSWCSRWWLIWAIIIFISGFGPSQSQPSWPRSTADALNPSPSFGPVRLLPAPLRSRSAAASSPMALLKNSLMLQGRLRHAAAAAALTARRGAATSTEEYARRNYADNTSEYNTVIGSLVAQRRPYLLRDAYDDMMLDGVKPERDTFHTLIVGTMKGSRLQDALYFRDQMKEMGLQPDVNLYNFLISTCGKCKNSDAAIMLLEEMKAHGVKLKGETYICLLNALASTGQTDQVYAIVSDMSAAGLGLNKFCYAGLITAFKNKTPTTEETMAKILDFVRQSKGWQYVERVSKDSAENIMMNVSEEELYNLPTAEYVNRRGGFVFKQHTVYHVAIHACAELRSKETLEALLEMFNKDTRDGSTYDAYMVMQAMRCYLWCGDIDSAVKMFEEYSSSRSPPAELYATLAEGAMIGYTPRGMQLAQETIEKMISRNFFLNARLGTDLLLAAAGETTGGYTTANYVWDLLQSRNVTPNLPAVEAYHKGLTARDIPSDDPRLLNVARVLDNLQLRFGPRRNTQ; translated from the exons ATGCACGCCGCCGTTCCGCTTCCGTCGGCGTGGGGATCCCTCGGCGGGGGATCGATTGGGAAGGGAGGGAAAGGGCCCCGTGAAGCCGTGATGAGCCAGGAACGGAGTTGGTGTAGCCGGTGGTGGCTTATTTGGGCCATTATAATCTTTATTAGTGGATTCGGCCCATCTCAGTCTCAACCGTCCTGGCCACGATCAACGGCGGACGCCTTAAACCCTTCTCCTTCCTTTGGTCCGGTCCGCCTCCTCCCCGCCCCACTCCGCAGTCGCAGTGCCGCAGCATCGTCGCCCATGGCTCTCCTCAAGAACTCCCTCATGCTTCAGG GGCGGTTGCGccatgcggcggcggcggcggcgctcacggcgcggcgcggcgcggcgacgTCGACGGAAGAGTACGCGCGCCGGAACTACGCCGATAACACCTCCGAGTACAACACGGTCATCGGGTCGCTCGTCGCCCAGCGCAG GCCCTACCTTCTGCGTGATGCTTATGACGACATGATGCTTGATGGCGTGAAGCCTGAGCGGGATACATTCCACACACTCATAGTCGGTACCATGAAAGGCAGCCGGCTACAAGATGCACTCTACTTCCGTGATCAGATGAAAGAAATGGGTTTGCAGCCTGAT GTTAACCTTTACAACTTCTTGATCTCCACTTGTGGAAAATGCAAGAACTCAGATGCAGCAATCATG CTTTTAGAAGAAATGAAGGCACATGGTGTTAAGTTGAAAGGAGAAACCTACATTTGTCTACTGAATGCACTTGCATCAACAGGGCAGACTGATCAAGT GTATGCCATAGTTAGTGATATGAGTGCTGCTGGTCTTGGATTAAACAAGTTTTGTTATGCCGGATTGATAACTGCATTCAAGAACAAGACACCAACCACTGAGGAAACCATGGCAAAG ATTCTTGACTTTGTCAGGCAGTCGAAAGGTTGGCAATATGTTGAAAGAGTATCAAAGGACAGTGCTGAGAATATAATGATGAATGTGTCAGAGGAAGAGCTATACAACCTCCCAACAGCAGAATATGTAAATAGACGAGGAGGATTTGTCTTTAAACAACATACAGTTTATCACGTTGCTATCCATGCTTGTGCAGAACTGCGGAGCAAAGAG acacttgaagcacttctgGAAATGTTCAATAAGGATACTAGAGATGGATCTACTTATGATGCCTACATGGTGATGCAAGCTATGAG GTGTTACCTATGGTGTGGAGATATTGATTCTGCTGTTAAGATGTTTGAAGAGTATTCAAGCTCGAGATCCCCACCCGCGGAGTTGTATGCG ACACTTGCTGAGGGAGCTATGATTGGGTACACTCCAAGAGGAATGCAACTTGCTCAAGAAACTATA GAGAAAATGATTTCAAGAAATTTCTTCTTGAATGCCAGGCTGGGAACTGATCTCCTACTTGCAGCTGCCGGTGAAACG ACTGGTGGATATACAACTGCAAATTATGTCTGGGATCTCCTGCAAAGCCGTAATGTCACTCCAAATCTTCCTGCTGTTGAGGCATACCACAAGGGTTTGACG GCGCGAGATATTCCTTCTGACGATCCACGGCTTCTCAATGTTGCCCGCGTTTTGGACAACTTGCAGCTCCGATTTGGACCAAGAAGAAACACTCAGTAG